One region of Qipengyuania sp. SS22 genomic DNA includes:
- a CDS encoding DUF2459 domain-containing protein, translating to MKRAAKWTAWAVAVPLILLTLFLLAAWIGSALPRNGDWVEPDTGVEIMIETNGVHTAIVMPLVTAQKDWRPAFPVGDLGAPFRPYTHVSVSWGEREVFLNTPTWGDITPATILGAAVGGDSLLHIAHYTRPAPSDTMRPLRITRGQYARLVAAIERQVLPPAARTFYPGYYANDVFYDAPGTYHLGNTCNQWTSDTLAEAGIRTGRWTPLAGGVMRWIPYELRGGAR from the coding sequence GTGAAACGCGCGGCGAAATGGACCGCATGGGCGGTCGCCGTGCCGCTCATCCTGCTGACGCTGTTCCTCCTCGCCGCGTGGATCGGCAGCGCGCTGCCGCGCAATGGCGACTGGGTCGAACCCGACACGGGCGTCGAGATCATGATCGAAACCAATGGTGTGCATACCGCGATCGTCATGCCACTGGTCACCGCGCAGAAGGATTGGCGGCCCGCCTTTCCCGTGGGCGATCTCGGCGCGCCCTTTCGCCCCTATACGCATGTTTCGGTCAGCTGGGGCGAGCGCGAGGTGTTCCTCAACACGCCCACATGGGGCGATATCACGCCTGCTACGATCCTGGGCGCGGCGGTGGGCGGCGACAGCCTGCTCCATATCGCGCATTACACCCGTCCCGCACCGAGCGACACGATGCGCCCGCTGCGAATTACCCGGGGGCAATACGCCCGGCTGGTCGCGGCGATCGAGCGCCAGGTCCTCCCGCCCGCCGCGCGCACATTCTACCCCGGATATTACGCCAACGACGTCTTCTACGACGCGCCGGGCACCTATCATCTGGGGAACACCTGCAACCAGTGGACCAGCGACACGCTGGCCGAAGCCGGTATCCGCACCGGTCGCTGGACCCCGCTGGCGGGCGGCGTGATGCGCTGGATTCCGTATGAATTGCGAGGGGGTGCTCGCTAA
- a CDS encoding FAD-binding protein has product MIGYYRRYCERRADARAVGTDGKRWIRTWINVFRTETEARVPQDEAQLAALICEGEFSCVGKSHSYNGVQVVPSVTAMMMREGGLTTLAYDPASETVRVGASVSVRDLKEYLRDEHRRGLHNAGNYMEQSVIGALATGTHGFGPRAVMADAIVELTFLDGAGQRVTLKRGDPEFAYVALSFGTIAPIVELVLETKPLESYVSVSSMSRLSKLDELKQGALAVNWAVMPYTNPEDPVIMLHALAETDQAGAIATHPKASGGSGKFAAWFLRRYYKLDRFLPKLRRPMQRFIDWLDLKQSERVITDPVDLDYLYDPQPGLKENRAPSITRGLFSTTYTGYNLAFFVPLEKAPAVVKFIIREADALRDLGFFLKGIISVREMPGEAGPHFAANARRPMAAIDLFADPRDYAWLERLQRLVMHYEPDTRPHFGKSALGPEFCKTLDNAHLAELMRIHRRYYPQGKLMFSERVRAMLDVGRPVAGVPAADAGLA; this is encoded by the coding sequence ATGATCGGGTATTATCGTCGCTATTGCGAACGGCGCGCGGACGCGCGGGCCGTGGGCACCGATGGCAAACGCTGGATTCGCACGTGGATCAACGTCTTCCGGACCGAGACCGAAGCGCGCGTGCCGCAGGATGAGGCGCAGCTTGCCGCACTGATCTGCGAGGGCGAGTTCAGCTGCGTGGGCAAGTCGCATTCCTATAACGGGGTGCAGGTGGTCCCCAGCGTCACCGCGATGATGATGCGCGAGGGCGGGCTGACGACGTTGGCCTACGACCCGGCGAGCGAGACCGTGCGCGTGGGCGCCTCGGTCTCGGTGCGTGATCTCAAGGAGTATCTGCGCGACGAACATCGCCGCGGGCTGCACAATGCAGGCAATTACATGGAGCAATCGGTAATCGGCGCGCTGGCGACCGGCACCCACGGCTTCGGCCCGCGTGCGGTGATGGCCGATGCGATCGTCGAACTGACCTTCCTCGACGGCGCGGGACAGCGCGTCACGCTCAAGCGCGGCGATCCCGAATTCGCCTATGTCGCGCTGTCCTTCGGGACGATCGCGCCGATCGTGGAACTGGTGCTCGAGACCAAGCCGCTCGAATCCTACGTCTCGGTAAGCTCGATGAGCCGCCTGTCGAAGCTTGACGAGCTCAAGCAGGGCGCGCTTGCAGTGAACTGGGCGGTGATGCCCTATACCAACCCCGAAGACCCGGTGATCATGCTCCACGCGCTGGCGGAAACCGACCAGGCGGGGGCCATCGCCACGCACCCCAAGGCCAGCGGGGGCAGCGGCAAATTCGCCGCTTGGTTCCTGCGGCGCTATTACAAGCTCGACCGGTTCTTGCCCAAGCTGCGCCGCCCGATGCAGCGGTTCATCGACTGGCTCGACCTGAAGCAGAGCGAACGGGTGATAACCGATCCCGTTGATCTGGATTACCTCTACGATCCGCAGCCGGGGCTGAAGGAAAACCGCGCGCCGAGCATTACGCGCGGGCTCTTCTCGACCACCTATACCGGCTATAATCTCGCCTTCTTCGTCCCGCTGGAAAAAGCTCCGGCGGTGGTCAAGTTCATCATCCGCGAGGCCGATGCGCTGCGCGATCTCGGCTTCTTCCTCAAGGGGATCATCTCGGTGCGCGAAATGCCGGGCGAGGCGGGGCCGCATTTTGCAGCCAATGCCCGGCGCCCGATGGCCGCGATCGACCTGTTCGCCGATCCGCGCGATTATGCCTGGCTCGAACGGCTCCAGCGGCTGGTGATGCATTACGAACCCGACACGCGCCCGCATTTCGGCAAGAGCGCGCTGGGCCCCGAGTTCTGCAAGACGCTGGACAATGCGCATCTGGCGGAGCTGATGCGCATCCACCGCCGCTATTATCCGCAGGGCAAGCTGATGTTCTCCGAACGGGTGCGCGCGATGCTTGATGTCGGGCGCCCGGTGGCGGGCGTTCCCGCGGCGGATGCGGGGCTCGCTTAG
- a CDS encoding SDR family NAD(P)-dependent oxidoreductase encodes MTCILLTGSSRGIGAAAKTALEARGAQVIGQATRSSSIDTIPADFCEPGAPQEVWQAALARAGGQIDVLVNNAGLFDPNPIERSDIAWLDAWEDTMRINLTAAAQLSRFAVRHWQERGTAGRIVHVASRAGHRGDSPAHWHYAASKGGMLAMHKTIARQYAREDILSFAITPGFTDTSMAGDYLDSRGGPGLLADIPLGRVAEPEEIARLVEFCALDAPPSMTGATLDANGASYVR; translated from the coding sequence ATGACATGTATTCTTCTTACCGGCTCCAGCCGCGGGATCGGGGCAGCGGCGAAAACCGCGCTCGAAGCCCGCGGTGCCCAGGTTATCGGCCAGGCCACGCGGAGCAGCTCGATCGACACCATCCCGGCCGATTTCTGCGAACCGGGCGCGCCGCAGGAGGTGTGGCAGGCCGCGCTCGCCCGGGCGGGCGGGCAGATCGACGTGCTGGTCAACAATGCCGGGCTGTTCGATCCCAATCCGATCGAACGCTCGGACATCGCCTGGCTCGATGCATGGGAGGATACCATGCGGATCAATCTGACCGCAGCGGCGCAGCTCAGCCGGTTTGCTGTCAGGCACTGGCAGGAACGCGGCACTGCGGGCCGGATCGTCCATGTCGCCAGCCGCGCAGGGCACCGCGGCGATTCGCCCGCGCATTGGCATTATGCGGCGAGCAAGGGCGGGATGCTGGCGATGCACAAGACCATCGCCCGCCAATATGCGCGCGAGGATATCCTGAGCTTCGCCATCACCCCCGGCTTTACCGATACCTCGATGGCGGGCGATTACCTCGACAGCCGCGGCGGGCCCGGCCTGCTCGCGGATATTCCGTTGGGGCGCGTGGCCGAGCCCGAAGAGATTGCCAGGCTTGTAGAATTCTGCGCGCTTGATGCGCCGCCCAGCATGACGGGCGCCACGCTTGATGCCAATGGAGCCAGCTATGTCCGCTAG
- a CDS encoding SDR family oxidoreductase, with product MTKTLLITGASTGIGAATARAAAQAGWNVALLARSKDTLEELAGDIGDSALALPCDVTQRDELDRAIAQAVAHFGGLDAVYANAGKGVSSAGIEQGDPEEWHAMIHLNILAVLATAHATLPHLRKTKGHFVVTGSKAGRDHLKGSVYGATKWFVQGFAGNLAEEMREWGGRCTVITPGMVDTPFFDEPKPDKIQPEDIAAVVMFALSQPATAVVREVHIMPGD from the coding sequence ATGACCAAGACGCTGCTCATCACCGGCGCCTCGACCGGTATCGGCGCCGCCACTGCCCGCGCTGCGGCACAGGCGGGCTGGAACGTCGCGCTGCTCGCGCGCTCGAAGGACACGCTTGAGGAACTCGCCGGAGACATTGGCGACAGCGCGCTCGCATTGCCGTGCGATGTGACCCAGCGTGACGAACTGGACCGGGCCATCGCGCAGGCAGTCGCGCATTTCGGCGGGCTCGATGCAGTCTATGCCAATGCCGGCAAGGGCGTCTCCAGCGCGGGTATCGAACAGGGCGACCCTGAGGAATGGCACGCCATGATCCACCTCAATATCCTCGCCGTACTTGCCACCGCGCATGCCACGCTGCCGCATCTGCGCAAGACCAAGGGACATTTCGTGGTCACCGGCTCGAAAGCCGGACGCGATCATCTCAAGGGGTCGGTCTATGGCGCGACCAAGTGGTTCGTGCAGGGCTTCGCTGGCAATCTGGCAGAAGAAATGCGCGAATGGGGCGGCCGCTGCACCGTGATTACCCCCGGCATGGTCGACACACCCTTCTTCGACGAACCCAAGCCCGACAAAATCCAGCCCGAAGACATTGCCGCCGTGGTGATGTTCGCACTGTCGCAGCCCGCCACCGCGGTGGTGCGGGAAGTGCATATCA
- the bla gene encoding subclass B3 metallo-beta-lactamase: protein MSARLLPALAAALLASACAPPIQTLAPLPEPEQVTPQQWAATCSEWDEWDKPAPPYRIHGSIYYVGTCGISAILVAGAKGHILIDSGTVAGTGVVLDNIGKLGFRPNEIASLLHSHEHFDHVAGHAMIKRASGAHVVASPRAAAVLRSGEDDPDDPQYGMHGPLEPVAVDVVVRGGETVRSETATLTAIATPGHTPGALSWAWDSCDAAGDCIGVVYADSLSPVSRDDYRFGDHPDYVAAYRAGLQRLRDQKCDLLLTPHPSASDMVARAASGSLIGGMSCADYAHAVEARLDARLAEETDG, encoded by the coding sequence ATGTCCGCTAGATTACTGCCCGCCCTCGCCGCGGCGCTGCTCGCATCCGCCTGCGCGCCGCCGATCCAGACGCTTGCCCCGCTGCCGGAGCCCGAACAGGTTACCCCGCAGCAATGGGCAGCGACCTGTTCCGAGTGGGACGAATGGGACAAGCCCGCCCCGCCCTATCGCATCCATGGGTCGATCTACTATGTCGGCACGTGCGGTATTTCCGCTATCCTCGTCGCGGGCGCAAAGGGTCATATATTGATCGACAGCGGGACGGTGGCGGGCACCGGGGTCGTGCTCGACAATATCGGCAAGCTCGGCTTTCGCCCCAACGAGATCGCCAGCCTGCTGCACAGCCACGAGCATTTCGACCATGTCGCAGGACACGCGATGATCAAGCGGGCCAGCGGCGCGCATGTGGTCGCCTCGCCCCGCGCCGCCGCGGTATTGCGCAGCGGCGAGGACGATCCCGACGATCCGCAATATGGCATGCACGGTCCGCTGGAACCGGTCGCGGTCGATGTCGTGGTGCGTGGTGGCGAGACCGTCCGCAGCGAAACCGCGACGCTGACCGCGATCGCCACGCCGGGGCATACACCGGGCGCGCTGAGCTGGGCATGGGACTCCTGCGATGCGGCAGGTGACTGCATTGGCGTCGTCTATGCCGATTCGCTTTCGCCGGTGAGCCGCGACGACTACCGCTTCGGCGATCATCCCGACTATGTCGCCGCCTATCGCGCGGGCCTGCAAAGACTGCGTGACCAAAAGTGCGACCTTCTGCTGACACCGCATCCCTCGGCCAGCGACATGGTCGCGCGCGCAGCCAGCGGTTCGCTGATCGGCGGAATGTCCTGCGCCGACTATGCCCATGCAGTGGAAGCCCGGCTCGACGCGCGGCTGGCGGAGGAAACCGATGGGTGA
- the sdhC gene encoding succinate dehydrogenase, cytochrome b556 subunit translates to MANRPMAPHLQIWKWGPHMAVSILHRMTGDGMALVGLGVLLWWLGAMAAGPEAYGQFETLMGSPLGLVVLVGLSWAFFSHMMSGLRHFVLDLGAGYELDTNKTWSILAPLLGILLTAGFWALILLR, encoded by the coding sequence ATGGCCAACCGCCCGATGGCGCCGCACCTGCAAATCTGGAAATGGGGCCCGCATATGGCGGTCTCGATCCTCCACCGCATGACAGGCGACGGCATGGCGCTGGTCGGTCTGGGCGTGCTGCTGTGGTGGCTGGGCGCGATGGCCGCGGGGCCGGAAGCCTATGGCCAGTTCGAAACCCTGATGGGTTCGCCGCTGGGGCTGGTGGTGCTGGTCGGCCTGTCGTGGGCGTTTTTCAGTCATATGATGAGCGGCCTGCGCCACTTCGTGCTCGATCTCGGGGCCGGCTATGAGCTCGACACGAACAAGACCTGGTCGATCCTCGCGCCGCTGCTCGGCATTCTTCTCACTGCGGGCTTCTGGGCCCTCATCCTGCTTCGCTAA
- the sdhD gene encoding succinate dehydrogenase, hydrophobic membrane anchor protein: MGNGTSIGRVRGLGSAHEGAHHWLLQRFTAIGNLVLMLFLAVSLALLPDYSYGTVAGWAAQTVPATALALLIISVFWHARLGLQVLIEDYVHTPGNKFACIAALNLAAIGGGVFGLVSIARIALGGIS; encoded by the coding sequence ATGGGTAACGGAACCTCGATCGGACGCGTACGCGGGCTCGGCTCGGCGCATGAAGGCGCGCATCACTGGCTGCTGCAGCGCTTCACCGCCATCGGCAATCTGGTGCTGATGCTGTTCCTTGCGGTCAGCCTCGCGCTGCTGCCTGACTATTCCTACGGCACGGTCGCCGGCTGGGCCGCGCAAACGGTGCCCGCCACTGCGCTGGCGCTGCTGATCATCTCGGTCTTCTGGCACGCACGGCTTGGCCTGCAGGTGCTGATCGAGGATTATGTCCATACTCCCGGAAACAAGTTCGCCTGTATCGCTGCGCTCAACCTCGCGGCGATCGGCGGCGGTGTCTTCGGTCTCGTTTCGATTGCGCGCATCGCGCTTGGAGGAATTTCCTGA
- a CDS encoding 50S ribosomal protein L11 methyltransferase, translating into MGDAWKILAEVSKPVARAALVAHEDAVDWPVEWVVTGMEVADHLPDDWTVEVYLDRQPKSADLQRVATLFEGKPPAFVVEKLPDTDWVTESQKGVDPIRAGRFHVRTPEHPADPAMVDFIVPASQAFGTGQHQTTAGCLAMLDRMKREGVVARNHADIGTGTGLLAFAAIHLWPHARATASDIDPVCAGVVRDNMATNAIREGHGPGELTMVIADGMEDPLLALRGPYDLFIANILAGPLVELAPSFAAAIAPGGNLLLAGLLETQELRVRRAYRAQGFRLARRLVRGDWSILWLRKSRVR; encoded by the coding sequence ATGGGTGATGCCTGGAAGATCCTCGCCGAAGTGTCGAAACCCGTCGCCAGGGCCGCGCTGGTCGCGCATGAGGACGCGGTGGACTGGCCGGTAGAATGGGTGGTGACCGGAATGGAAGTCGCCGACCATCTGCCCGATGACTGGACCGTCGAAGTCTATCTCGATCGCCAACCGAAATCCGCCGATCTGCAACGCGTAGCGACCCTGTTCGAAGGCAAACCGCCCGCTTTCGTGGTCGAGAAGCTACCCGATACCGATTGGGTGACCGAGAGCCAGAAAGGCGTCGATCCAATCCGTGCGGGCCGGTTCCATGTCCGCACGCCCGAACATCCGGCCGATCCGGCAATGGTCGATTTCATCGTTCCGGCCAGCCAGGCCTTCGGGACCGGGCAGCACCAGACCACTGCAGGCTGTCTCGCCATGCTCGACCGCATGAAGCGCGAGGGCGTTGTGGCACGCAACCATGCCGATATCGGCACCGGCACCGGCCTGCTCGCCTTTGCCGCGATCCATCTGTGGCCACATGCCAGGGCGACCGCATCGGATATCGACCCGGTCTGCGCAGGCGTGGTGCGCGACAACATGGCAACCAACGCTATCCGCGAAGGCCACGGTCCGGGCGAGCTGACCATGGTCATCGCCGACGGGATGGAGGATCCGCTGCTGGCGCTGCGCGGCCCCTACGACCTGTTCATCGCCAACATCCTTGCCGGGCCGCTGGTCGAACTTGCGCCGTCCTTCGCTGCGGCCATCGCGCCCGGCGGCAACCTGCTGCTCGCCGGGCTGCTCGAGACGCAGGAACTGCGGGTGCGCCGTGCCTACCGCGCGCAAGGCTTCCGGCTGGCGCGGCGGCTGGTGCGCGGTGACTGGTCGATCCTGTGGCTGCGCAAAAGCCGCGTGCGGTGA